One Agelaius phoeniceus isolate bAgePho1 chromosome 6, bAgePho1.hap1, whole genome shotgun sequence DNA window includes the following coding sequences:
- the RCN1 gene encoding reticulocalbin-1 produces MAGGGALRALPALLLLLLAAGALGKPTARQERARAGAAQHDDRPGFQYDHEAFLGKEEARSFDQLSPEESRERLGKIVDRIDDDKDGYITTEELKTWIKRVQKRYIYENVAKVWKDYDLNKDDKIAWEEYKQATYGYYLENPEEFQDATDQHSFKKMLPRDERRFKSADLDGDLAATREEFTAFLHPEEFEHMKNIVVLETLEDIDKNEDGFVDQDEYIADMFANEEGGPEPDWVITEREQFSDFRDLNKDGKMDKDEIQHWILPQDYDHALAEARHLVYESDVDKDQKLTKEEILDNWNMFVGSQATNYGEDLTRNHDEL; encoded by the exons ATGGCGGGCGGCGGGGCACTGAGGGCGCTGcccgcgctgctgctgctgctgctggcggcGGGCGCGCTGGGCAAGCCCACGGCGCGGCAGGAGCGGGCCCGGGCCGGAGCCGCGCAGCATGACGACCGGCCCGGCTTCCAGTACGACCACGAGGCCTTCCTGGGCAAGGAGGAGGCGCGGAGCTTCGACCAGCTCAGCCCGGAGGAGAGCCGGGAGCGCCTGGG GAAGATTGTGGATAGAATAGATGATGACAAAGATGGCTATATCACAACAGAGGAATTAAAAACCTGGATTAAACGAGTGCAGAAACGCTACATCTATGAAAATGTGGCCAAAGTTTGGAAAGACTATGATCTAAACAAGGATGATAAAATTGCCTGGGAAGAATACAAACAAGCCACATATGGTTATTATCTAG AAAATCCGGAAGAATTCCAAGATGCAACCGATCAGCACAGTTTTAAGAAAATGCTGCCCAGAGATGAAAGACGATTCAAAAGTGCAGATCTGGATGGAGACTTGGCTGCCACTCGTGAGGAGTTCACTGCTTTCCTGCACCCAGAGGAGTTTGAGCACATGAAAAACATTGTTGTCTTA GAAACCTTAGAAGACATAGACAAAAATGAGGATGGTTTTGTGGATCAAGATGAGTACATTG CTGATATGTTTGCAAATGAAGAGGGTGGACCAGAGCCCGACTGGGTGATTACAGAGCGTGAGCAGTTTTCAGATTTTCGTGATCTCAACAAGGATGGAAAGATGGACAAAGATGAGATCCAGCACTGGATCCTCCCCCAGGACTATGACCATGCACTAGCTGAAGCCAGGCACTTAGTCTATGAATCTGATGTAGACAAG GATCAAAAACTaacaaaagaagaaattctAGACAACTGGAACATGTTTGTTGGAAGTCAAGCTACTAATTATGGGGAGGACCTCACGAGGAACCATGATGAGCTATGA